One genomic region from Chrysemys picta bellii isolate R12L10 chromosome 18, ASM1138683v2, whole genome shotgun sequence encodes:
- the ADAMTS13 gene encoding A disintegrin and metalloproteinase with thrombospondin motifs 13 isoform X4 yields the protein MHLELLVVVGPDVYQFHKEDTERYILTNLNIGAELLRDASLGAQLRVHLMRMMVLTEPEVGMNITTNITSSLVSVCEWSKKVNPQSDSDPLHADLVLYVTRFDLELPDGNKQLRGVTQLGGACSSSWSCVITEDTGFDLGVTIAHEIGHSFGLHHDGEGNRCSGSGNVMGSEGYRNSVDLVWSDCSREQFLAFLRTGQASCLNDLPDLEGSIPGWKPGLYYGADEQCKIAFGSAATACTFARNDIDMCRVLSCHTHRADQTSCTRLLVPLLDGTECGINKWCSKGRCSSLEELTPVAVVHGQWSSWSPLTACSRSCGGGVVTRRRLCNNPRPAFGGQECRGADLQAEMCNTQACLTSQLEFMADQCAATNVKPLYLIPEVPFFYKWTSAAAYAKGDTLCKHMCKAEKKNFMVSRGVSFTDGTRCEQNNGRAEAAFDLCVMGSCRVFGCDGRMDSGMVLDSCRVCGGDNATCTRVSGSYAEGKAKEYVTFLALPHKTTLVYVANRKPLFTHLAVKVQGRYVVAGRERISLNTTYPSVIEDNQIKYRVFLTEDNLPSLEEVHVDGPTQEDIEIQVYRKYGKEYGDVTNPDITFSYFIPKEKQTHVWIPQFRTCSVSCGEGVLLVDHSCFDQTRNEITDDQQCLETPQPSSRQEPCAMAPCPQGWVAGDFGPCSATCGGGAMERLVRCMKKEGGLILTLPDSKCTDAPKPASTKACSTEPCPIRWKESELGKCSAICGVGVTQQNVTCVQILDGLETTVDDSLCPAEEKPLAFVPCVVNICPLGWNTQDNSPSREELVPFGSIQKENHSVHVWSPLVGECTVTCGGGVAQLRYVCVAFETKEETQEKHCNQVPKPASRLESCNPMLCPPSWEVKELAACPVSCGGGRIPLSLRCVRQEGNTTRPLPHSKCGRMPRPDSTKECGTDPCPARWHYKMDSCSASCGGGVLRRVLYCARETGDKVEEIVADAQCHGLPRPEEQELCNLEPCPPRWKVAATGSCSSSCGLGLATQLITCVQLRQGLETELEESSCPEAEKPLPSIPCFIRMCSYEWGFSEWTECSASCGNGIQMRQDFCLNPKTHEHVNPVFCMRSPKPITVRGCSASPCPEQPAVDGYLGTEHQIPTSATNPITTAATIYPERPEYKALDRLPTRVLAPSPKRPEELSAGEEDTDEVYS from the exons ATGCACCTGGAGCTGCTGGTGGTAGTGGGCCCTGATGTTTATCAGTTCCACAAAGAGGACACCGAGAGGTACATCCTTACCAACCTGAACATC GGTGCCGAGCTGCTGCGAGATGCCTCTCTGGGAGCTCAGCTCAGGGTTCACCTGATGAGAATGATGGTCCTGACAGAACCAGAG GTGGGTATGAACATCACCACGAACATCACCTCCTCGCTGGTCAGTGTCTGCGAGTGGAGCAAGAAGGTCAATCCCCAGAGTGACTCAGATCCCCTGCACGCCGACCTTGTCCTGTATGTGACCAG GTTTGACCTGGAGTTACCCGATGGAAACAAGCAGCTGCGTGGAGTCACCCAGCTCGGGGgagcctgctcctcctcctggagCTGCGTTATCACCGAGGACACTGGCTTCGACTTGGGAGTCACCATCGCCCATGAGATCGGGCACAG TTTTGGACTCCATCACGATGGCGAAGGAAACCGGTGCAGTGGGAGTGGCAACGTCATGGGCTCCGAAGGCTACCGCAACAGTGTGGACCTGGTCTGGTCGGACTGCAGCAGAGAGCAGTTCCTTGCCTTTCTCAG GACAGGCCAAGCAAGCTGCTTGAACGACCTGCCGGACCTGGAGGGCAGCATCCCCGGGTGGAAGCCTGGCTTATATTACGGCGCAGACGAGCAGTGTAAAATAGCCTTCGGGAGCGCAGCCACGGCGTGCACCTTTGCCAGGAATGACATT gacatgtgcagagtTCTCTCTTGCCACACCCATCGGGCTGACCAGACCAGCTGTACACGCCTTCTTGTTCCCCTTCTGGATGGGACCGAGTGTGGGATCAATAAG TGGTGCTCCAAGGGACGCTGTAGCTCTCTGGAAGAGCTGACCCCTGTGGCAGTGGTGCATGGGCAGTGGTCCAGCTGGAGCCCCCTCACCGCTTGCTCCCGCAGCTGCGGAGGAGGAGTTGTAACGAGAAGACGACTCTGTAACAACCCCAG GCCTGCTTTCGGGGGTCAGGAGTGCAGGGGAGCAGACCTCCAGGCTGAGATGTGCAATACGCAG GCCTGTTTGACCTCCCAGTTGGAGTTTATGGCTGACCAGTGTGCCGCGACAAATGTAAAGCCGCTGTATCTCATTCCAGAAGTCCCGTTTTTTTATAAGTGGACGTCGGCTGCGGCTTATGCCAAAg GGGATACCCTGTGCAAACACATGTGCAAGGCAGAGAAGAAGAATTTCATGGTGAGCCGTGGGGTCAGTTTCACCGATGGAACCCGGTGTGAGCAGAACAACGGCAGAGCTGAAGCGGCTTTCGATCTGTGCGTGATGGGCAGCTGCAGG GTGTTCGGCTGTGACGGCAGGATGGACTCTGGGATGGTGCTGGACTCCTGCAGGGTGTGCGGGGGAGACAACGCCACGTGCACCAGAGTGAGCGGCTCTTACGCAGAAGGAAAAGCCAAAG AGTATGTTACGTTTCTAGCCCTGCCTCACAAGACCACCCTCGTCTACGTTGCCAATCGCAAACCCCTCTTCACACATTTGG CTGTGAAGGTCCAAGGTCGGTATGTGGTGGCCGGGAGGGAGAGAATCTCCTTGAACACCACCTATCCGTCGGTAATAGAGGACAACCAGATCAAATACAGGGTGTTTCTCACCGAGGACAACCTGCCAAGCCTGGAGGAAGTCCATGTCGATGGGCCAACCCAAGAGGACATTGAGATACAG gttTATAGGAAGTATGGGAAAGAATATGGAGATGTCACCAACCCAGACATCACCTTCAGCTACTTTATACCAAAGGAGAAACAGACACATGTGTGGATTCCTCAGTTCAGGACCTGCTCGGTGAGCTGTGGGGAAG GGGTGCTACTGGTCGATCACTCCTGCTTTGACCAGACCAGGAATGAAATAACAGATGATCAGCAGTGCTTGGAAACGCCACAGCCCTCTTCCAGGCAGGAGCCCTGTGCCATGGCACCATGCCCACAAGG CTGGGTGGCGGGGGACTTCGGCCCCTGCAGTGCCACATGTGGGGGTGGAGCGATGGAGCGGCTGGTTCGCTGTATGAAGAAAGAAGGGGGCTTGATCCTGACTCTTCCCGATTCCAAATGCACGGATGCTCCCAAACCTGCCTCCACCAAGGCATGCAGCACTGAGCCGTGTCCCATAAG ATGGAAGGAATCTGAGCTGGGCAAATGCTCTGCCATCTGTGGGGTTGGAGTCACCCAGCAGAACGTGACCTGTGTCCAGATTCTTGATGGACTGGAGACCACAGTAGACGACAGCCTGTGCCCGGCGGAAGAAAAACCTCTCGCTTTTGTGCCATGTGTGGTTAACATCTGTCCTCTAGGCTGGAACACA CAGGACAATTCGCCCTCACGGGAAGAGCTGGTGCCATTTGGGAGTATCCAGAAGGAAAATCACTCGGTGCATGTCTGGAGCCCTCTCGTTGGCGAATGCACCGTGACCTGTGGCGGAG GTGTGGCCCAGCTTCGTTATGTCTGTGTGGCTTTCGAGACCAAAGAAGAAACCCAAGAGAAACATTGTAATCAAGTGCCAAAGCCAGCGAGCAGGCTGGAAAGCTGCAATCCCATGCTGTGCCCTCCAAG TTGGGAGGTGAAGGAGCTGGCTGCATGCCCAGTGAGCTGTGGAGGAGGGAGAATACCACTCTCTCTTCGCTGTGTAAGACAAGAAGGAAATACAACCCGTCCTCTTCCTCATTCCAAATGTGGTAGGATGCCCAGGCCAGACAGCACCAAGGAGTGCGGTACTGATCCATGCCCAGCAAG GTGGCATTACAAAATGGACTCGTGCAGCGCTAGCTGCGGAGGAGGTGTGCTGCGCAGGGTCCTGTACTGTGCGAGGGAGACCGGGGACAAGGTGGAAGAGATTGTAGCAGATGCACAGTGTCATGGTTTGCCTCGCCCAGAGGAGCAGGAGCTGTGTAATCTGGAGCCGTGCCCTCCAAG ATGGAAAGTAGCAGCGACTGGTTCGTGTTCCTCTTCTTGTGGGCTCGGCTTAGCCACACAATTGATTACCTGCGTGCAGCTCCGCCAAGGCCTAGAGACCGAGCTGGAAGAGAGTTCGTGTCCGGAGGCCGAGAAACCCCTCCCCAGCATCCCCTGTTTCATCAGAATGTGCTCCTATGAGTGGGGTTTCAGCGAATGGACAGAG TGCTCAGCGTCGTGTGGGAACGGCATTCAGATGCGGCAGGATTTTTGCCTCAATCCGAAAACCCACGAGCACGTGAACCCCGTCTTCTGCATGCGCTCCCCCAAGCCTATCACGGTGCGTggctgctctgccagcccctgTCCTGAGCAGCCTGCGGTGGATGGGTACTTGGGAACAGAACACCAGAtaccaacttcagctacgaaCCCGATAACGACAGCAGCCACCATTTATCCCGAGAGGCCGGAATACAAAGCCCTGGATCGTCTTCCAACCAGGGTGCTGGCTCCTTCACCCAAACGCCCCGAGGAGCTTTCAGCGGGGGAGGAGGACACTGATGAAGTGTACAGTTAG
- the ADAMTS13 gene encoding A disintegrin and metalloproteinase with thrombospondin motifs 13 isoform X2 yields the protein MHLELLVVVGPDVYQFHKEDTERYILTNLNIGAELLRDASLGAQLRVHLMRMMVLTEPEVGMNITTNITSSLVSVCEWSKKVNPQSDSDPLHADLVLYVTRFDLELPDGNKQLRGVTQLGGACSSSWSCVITEDTGFDLGVTIAHEIGHSFGLHHDGEGNRCSGSGNVMGSEGYRNSVDLVWSDCSREQFLAFLRTGQASCLNDLPDLEGSIPGWKPGLYYGADEQCKIAFGSAATACTFARNDIDMCRVLSCHTHRADQTSCTRLLVPLLDGTECGINKWCSKGRCSSLEELTPVAVVHGQWSSWSPLTACSRSCGGGVVTRRRLCNNPRPAFGGQECRGADLQAEMCNTQACLTSQLEFMADQCAATNVKPLYLIPEVPFFYKWTSAAAYAKGDTLCKHMCKAEKKNFMVSRGVSFTDGTRCEQNNGRAEAAFDLCVMGSCRVFGCDGRMDSGMVLDSCRVCGGDNATCTRVSGSYAEGKAKEYVTFLALPHKTTLVYVANRKPLFTHLAVKVQGRYVVAGRERISLNTTYPSVIEDNQIKYRVFLTEDNLPSLEEVHVDGPTQEDIEIQVYRKYGKEYGDVTNPDITFSYFIPKEKQTHVWIPQFRTCSVSCGEGVLLVDHSCFDQTRNEITDDQQCLETPQPSSRQEPCAMAPCPQGWVAGDFGPCSATCGGGAMERLVRCMKKEGGLILTLPDSKCTDAPKPASTKACSTEPCPIRWKESELGKCSAICGVGVTQQNVTCVQILDGLETTVDDSLCPAEEKPLAFVPCVVNICPLGWNTDNSPSREELVPFGSIQKENHSVHVWSPLVGECTVTCGGGVAQLRYVCVAFETKEETQEKHCNQVPKPASRLESCNPMLCPPSWEVKELAACPVSCGGGRIPLSLRCVRQEGNTTRPLPHSKCGRMPRPDSTKECGTDPCPARWHYKMDSCSASCGGGVLRRVLYCARETGDKVEEIVADAQCHGLPRPEEQELCNLEPCPPRWKVAATGSCSSSCGLGLATQLITCVQLRQGLETELEESSCPEAEKPLPSIPCFIRMCSYEWGFSEWTECSASCGNGIQMRQDFCLNPKTHEHVNPVFCMRSPKPITVRGCSASPCPEQPAVDGYLGTEHQIPTSATNPITTAATIYPERPEYKALDRLPTRVLAPSPKRPEELSAGEEDTDEVYSVCGRLFLNSTGVINMTGLQVSDCTVSIGRPLGEVVTVQVLESSLNCSAGEIVLFSGRTMWRTGCKKLMVSSVNSRTNTLMVRQRLLLPGNGVVLQYNSKAAAKKYYQDCDVQLFGPWGEIVNPGQLPDPKRQVACRTFINVAPRYRIAIHALYMDLGTENNQTHSNYISIRDVNAMKTTVFRGKQLFFWESTGSQAEIEFNEGFTEDRVSFRAEYWVRKPR from the exons ATGCACCTGGAGCTGCTGGTGGTAGTGGGCCCTGATGTTTATCAGTTCCACAAAGAGGACACCGAGAGGTACATCCTTACCAACCTGAACATC GGTGCCGAGCTGCTGCGAGATGCCTCTCTGGGAGCTCAGCTCAGGGTTCACCTGATGAGAATGATGGTCCTGACAGAACCAGAG GTGGGTATGAACATCACCACGAACATCACCTCCTCGCTGGTCAGTGTCTGCGAGTGGAGCAAGAAGGTCAATCCCCAGAGTGACTCAGATCCCCTGCACGCCGACCTTGTCCTGTATGTGACCAG GTTTGACCTGGAGTTACCCGATGGAAACAAGCAGCTGCGTGGAGTCACCCAGCTCGGGGgagcctgctcctcctcctggagCTGCGTTATCACCGAGGACACTGGCTTCGACTTGGGAGTCACCATCGCCCATGAGATCGGGCACAG TTTTGGACTCCATCACGATGGCGAAGGAAACCGGTGCAGTGGGAGTGGCAACGTCATGGGCTCCGAAGGCTACCGCAACAGTGTGGACCTGGTCTGGTCGGACTGCAGCAGAGAGCAGTTCCTTGCCTTTCTCAG GACAGGCCAAGCAAGCTGCTTGAACGACCTGCCGGACCTGGAGGGCAGCATCCCCGGGTGGAAGCCTGGCTTATATTACGGCGCAGACGAGCAGTGTAAAATAGCCTTCGGGAGCGCAGCCACGGCGTGCACCTTTGCCAGGAATGACATT gacatgtgcagagtTCTCTCTTGCCACACCCATCGGGCTGACCAGACCAGCTGTACACGCCTTCTTGTTCCCCTTCTGGATGGGACCGAGTGTGGGATCAATAAG TGGTGCTCCAAGGGACGCTGTAGCTCTCTGGAAGAGCTGACCCCTGTGGCAGTGGTGCATGGGCAGTGGTCCAGCTGGAGCCCCCTCACCGCTTGCTCCCGCAGCTGCGGAGGAGGAGTTGTAACGAGAAGACGACTCTGTAACAACCCCAG GCCTGCTTTCGGGGGTCAGGAGTGCAGGGGAGCAGACCTCCAGGCTGAGATGTGCAATACGCAG GCCTGTTTGACCTCCCAGTTGGAGTTTATGGCTGACCAGTGTGCCGCGACAAATGTAAAGCCGCTGTATCTCATTCCAGAAGTCCCGTTTTTTTATAAGTGGACGTCGGCTGCGGCTTATGCCAAAg GGGATACCCTGTGCAAACACATGTGCAAGGCAGAGAAGAAGAATTTCATGGTGAGCCGTGGGGTCAGTTTCACCGATGGAACCCGGTGTGAGCAGAACAACGGCAGAGCTGAAGCGGCTTTCGATCTGTGCGTGATGGGCAGCTGCAGG GTGTTCGGCTGTGACGGCAGGATGGACTCTGGGATGGTGCTGGACTCCTGCAGGGTGTGCGGGGGAGACAACGCCACGTGCACCAGAGTGAGCGGCTCTTACGCAGAAGGAAAAGCCAAAG AGTATGTTACGTTTCTAGCCCTGCCTCACAAGACCACCCTCGTCTACGTTGCCAATCGCAAACCCCTCTTCACACATTTGG CTGTGAAGGTCCAAGGTCGGTATGTGGTGGCCGGGAGGGAGAGAATCTCCTTGAACACCACCTATCCGTCGGTAATAGAGGACAACCAGATCAAATACAGGGTGTTTCTCACCGAGGACAACCTGCCAAGCCTGGAGGAAGTCCATGTCGATGGGCCAACCCAAGAGGACATTGAGATACAG gttTATAGGAAGTATGGGAAAGAATATGGAGATGTCACCAACCCAGACATCACCTTCAGCTACTTTATACCAAAGGAGAAACAGACACATGTGTGGATTCCTCAGTTCAGGACCTGCTCGGTGAGCTGTGGGGAAG GGGTGCTACTGGTCGATCACTCCTGCTTTGACCAGACCAGGAATGAAATAACAGATGATCAGCAGTGCTTGGAAACGCCACAGCCCTCTTCCAGGCAGGAGCCCTGTGCCATGGCACCATGCCCACAAGG CTGGGTGGCGGGGGACTTCGGCCCCTGCAGTGCCACATGTGGGGGTGGAGCGATGGAGCGGCTGGTTCGCTGTATGAAGAAAGAAGGGGGCTTGATCCTGACTCTTCCCGATTCCAAATGCACGGATGCTCCCAAACCTGCCTCCACCAAGGCATGCAGCACTGAGCCGTGTCCCATAAG ATGGAAGGAATCTGAGCTGGGCAAATGCTCTGCCATCTGTGGGGTTGGAGTCACCCAGCAGAACGTGACCTGTGTCCAGATTCTTGATGGACTGGAGACCACAGTAGACGACAGCCTGTGCCCGGCGGAAGAAAAACCTCTCGCTTTTGTGCCATGTGTGGTTAACATCTGTCCTCTAGGCTGGAACACA GACAATTCGCCCTCACGGGAAGAGCTGGTGCCATTTGGGAGTATCCAGAAGGAAAATCACTCGGTGCATGTCTGGAGCCCTCTCGTTGGCGAATGCACCGTGACCTGTGGCGGAG GTGTGGCCCAGCTTCGTTATGTCTGTGTGGCTTTCGAGACCAAAGAAGAAACCCAAGAGAAACATTGTAATCAAGTGCCAAAGCCAGCGAGCAGGCTGGAAAGCTGCAATCCCATGCTGTGCCCTCCAAG TTGGGAGGTGAAGGAGCTGGCTGCATGCCCAGTGAGCTGTGGAGGAGGGAGAATACCACTCTCTCTTCGCTGTGTAAGACAAGAAGGAAATACAACCCGTCCTCTTCCTCATTCCAAATGTGGTAGGATGCCCAGGCCAGACAGCACCAAGGAGTGCGGTACTGATCCATGCCCAGCAAG GTGGCATTACAAAATGGACTCGTGCAGCGCTAGCTGCGGAGGAGGTGTGCTGCGCAGGGTCCTGTACTGTGCGAGGGAGACCGGGGACAAGGTGGAAGAGATTGTAGCAGATGCACAGTGTCATGGTTTGCCTCGCCCAGAGGAGCAGGAGCTGTGTAATCTGGAGCCGTGCCCTCCAAG ATGGAAAGTAGCAGCGACTGGTTCGTGTTCCTCTTCTTGTGGGCTCGGCTTAGCCACACAATTGATTACCTGCGTGCAGCTCCGCCAAGGCCTAGAGACCGAGCTGGAAGAGAGTTCGTGTCCGGAGGCCGAGAAACCCCTCCCCAGCATCCCCTGTTTCATCAGAATGTGCTCCTATGAGTGGGGTTTCAGCGAATGGACAGAG TGCTCAGCGTCGTGTGGGAACGGCATTCAGATGCGGCAGGATTTTTGCCTCAATCCGAAAACCCACGAGCACGTGAACCCCGTCTTCTGCATGCGCTCCCCCAAGCCTATCACGGTGCGTggctgctctgccagcccctgTCCTGAGCAGCCTGCGGTGGATGGGTACTTGGGAACAGAACACCAGAtaccaacttcagctacgaaCCCGATAACGACAGCAGCCACCATTTATCCCGAGAGGCCGGAATACAAAGCCCTGGATCGTCTTCCAACCAGGGTGCTGGCTCCTTCACCCAAACGCCCCGAGGAGCTTTCAGCGGGGGAGGAGGACACTGATGAAGTGTACA GTGTCTGTGGGAGGCTCTTCCTCAACTCCACCGGGGTCATCAACATGACCGGCCTGCAGGTCAGTGACTGCACGGTTTCCATCGGACGCCCCTTGGGGGAAGTGGTAACAGTCCAGGTGCTGGAGAGCTCCCTAAACTGCAGTGCAG GGGAGATTGTGCTGTTTTCTGGACGGACGATGTGGCGGACAGGCTGTAAGAAGCTGATGGTGTCATCCGTAAACTCCAGGACCAACACATTGATGGTGAGacagcgcctcctgctgccagggaatggtgttGTTCTTCAGTACAACAGCAAAGCAGCTGCAAAAAAATATTATCAAG ACTGTGACGTGCAGCTGTTTGGTCCCTGGGGTGAAATAGTGAATCCGGGACAGTTGCCGGACCCAAAACGACAAGTGGCATGTCGGACCTTTATCAACGTGGCTCCACGGTATCGCATAGCCATCCATGCCCTCTACATGGACCTGGGGACTGAAAACAACCAAACACACTCCAATTACATCTCG ATACGCGATGTGAATGCCATGAAGACAACAGTGTTTCGTGGGAAACAGCTGTTCTTCTGGGAATCGACGGGGAGCCAGGCTGAAATTGAATTTAATGAAGGCTTTACAGAAGATCGTGTCAGTTTCCGAGCAGAGTACTGGGTCAGAAAGCCCAGATAA